The genomic interval AAAGAAGAACCTGAGTGGATGACTGAGTGGCGTATCGAAGCTTTCCGCGCATGGAAAGAAATGATCGAACCAGAATGGGCAAATGTAAATTACGAAAAACCAGATTTTCAGGCTATTTCATATTATTCGGCTCCAAAACAAGTAGATCCTAACAAAACTTTAGACGATGTAGATCCTGAATTATTAGAGATGTACAAAAAGTTAGGAATCTCTGTAGACGAACAGAAAAAAATGAACAATATCGCAATGGATATTGTTGTCGATTCTGTTTCTGTAGCAACAACTTTTAAGAAAACATTGGCCGAAAAAGGAATTATTTTCTGTCCAATTTCTGAAGCTATTAAAGAACATCCTGAATTAGTAAAAAAATATTTAGGTACTGTTGTTCCTCAAAAAGACAACTTCTACGCAGCATTAAACTCAGCAGTTTTCTCTGACGGAAGTTTCTGTTACATTCCAAAAGGCGTTAAATGCCCAATGGAACTTTCAACTTATTTCAGAATCAATCAAGCAGGAACTGGACAATTCGAAAGAACTCTTGTTATTGCTGACGAAGGAAGTTACGTTTCTTACCTTGAAGGATGTACTGCTCCAAGCCGTGACGAAAATCAATTGCACGCTGCCGTGGTTGAATTAATCGCTTTGGATGATGCAGAAATTAAATATTCTACAGTTCAAAACTGGTTTCCTGGAAATAAAGAAGGTAAAGGTGGAGTTTACAACTTTGTAACGAAAAGAGGTTTATGCGAAACAAACGCTAAAATTTCTTGGACACAAGTTGAAACAGGTTCTGCTGTTACTTGGAAATATCCTTCTTGCGTACTAAAAGGTGATAATTCAGTAGGAGAATTTTATTCGATCGCTGTAACCAATAATTACCAACAAGCTGATACAGGAACTAAAATGATCCATTTAGGAAAAAACACTAAATCGACTATTATTTCTAAAGGTATTTCGGCTGGAAAATCACAAAACAGTTACCGTGGTTTGGTGCAGATTTCGCCAAGAGCGGAGAATGCCAGAAACTTTTCGCAATGTGATTCATTATTAATGGGTAACAATTGTGGTGCGCATACTTTCCCATATATCGAAAGTAAAAATCCATCTGCTAAAATCGAGCACGAAGCAACGACAAGTAAAATTGGAGAAGATCAGGTTTTCTACTGTAATCAAAGAGGTATTCCAACTGAAAAAGCGATTGCCTTAATTGTAAACGGTTTCAGTAAAGATGTCTTGAACAAATTGCCAATGGAATTTGCTGTTGAAGCTCAAAAATTATTAGAGATTTCTTTAGAAGGTTCTGTAGGATAAGAAAAAGCAAACAATTATGGATATCATCTTAAAAAATGTAAAGAAAAAAGATTTTCCAGT from Flavobacterium sp. YJ01 carries:
- the sufB gene encoding Fe-S cluster assembly protein SufB, with product MSKYTEDDLKIELETKEYEYGFYTNIESETFPVGLNEEIVRAISLKKEEPEWMTEWRIEAFRAWKEMIEPEWANVNYEKPDFQAISYYSAPKQVDPNKTLDDVDPELLEMYKKLGISVDEQKKMNNIAMDIVVDSVSVATTFKKTLAEKGIIFCPISEAIKEHPELVKKYLGTVVPQKDNFYAALNSAVFSDGSFCYIPKGVKCPMELSTYFRINQAGTGQFERTLVIADEGSYVSYLEGCTAPSRDENQLHAAVVELIALDDAEIKYSTVQNWFPGNKEGKGGVYNFVTKRGLCETNAKISWTQVETGSAVTWKYPSCVLKGDNSVGEFYSIAVTNNYQQADTGTKMIHLGKNTKSTIISKGISAGKSQNSYRGLVQISPRAENARNFSQCDSLLMGNNCGAHTFPYIESKNPSAKIEHEATTSKIGEDQVFYCNQRGIPTEKAIALIVNGFSKDVLNKLPMEFAVEAQKLLEISLEGSVG